The DNA segment cacgtcatttaagaggagtgtccgaGCTTTATAGGTGATGAGTTACGTACCTGTCGCAATCCATGGTGAGGCTGAATTGGTAGGGAAAGGTAACGCCACACCTTGAAGGAAGGCTTGAATATGCTTCGTGGTTGATATGGTCAGGGGAACTCTGAGCAGCCTCTTGAAGGCAACGGCAAGTTGTTTGCTGACTATGTGTAGACATTGCCTTGTTTCTCAGCTCTATGATCAGCATGCAGCAATCTAAGGGGACAGTTTCTCCTCCATTTTTCGCGTAATCACCGCATGCTTTCATCACAGGGTTCATATCCAAGCACGTTAACTCGCTCATCGC comes from the Phaseolus vulgaris cultivar G19833 chromosome 8, P. vulgaris v2.0, whole genome shotgun sequence genome and includes:
- the LOC137824516 gene encoding non-specific lipid-transfer protein P3-like, translating into MGSTGSGKVSSYCMGVVASMMVLGVAMSELTCLDMNPVMKACGDYAKNGGETVPLDCCMLIIELRNKAMSTHSQQTTCRCLQEAAQSSPDHINHEAYSSLPSRCGVTFPYQFSLTMDCDSLH